A window of Mycolicibacterium fluoranthenivorans contains these coding sequences:
- a CDS encoding MaoC family dehydratase, translated as MPIDPRAVGATTDPQDFTWTDRDTLLYALGVGAGVDDLAFTTENSHDIEQQVLPTFAIIACSPFAAALKIGSFNFGMLLHGSQEIRLHKPLPPAGRLRVHSEVADIQDKGEGKNAVVMLKGYGADPETGEVVVETLTTVVIRGEGGFGGQPGRRPTAPEFPDRAPDATVALPTREDQALLYRLSGDRNPLHSDPWFAQTLAGFPKPILHGLCTYGVAGRALVAELGGGDATKVHAVAARFSSPVFPGETLTTSIWRTEDGRAVFRTEAAAPDGSGARVVLDDGAAEYSSR; from the coding sequence ATGCCGATCGATCCGCGCGCCGTCGGCGCCACAACCGATCCCCAGGACTTCACCTGGACCGACCGCGACACCCTGCTCTACGCACTCGGGGTGGGCGCCGGCGTCGACGATCTGGCCTTCACCACCGAGAACAGTCACGACATCGAACAACAGGTGCTGCCCACCTTCGCGATCATCGCGTGCTCACCGTTCGCGGCGGCGCTCAAGATCGGCAGCTTCAACTTCGGCATGCTGCTGCACGGGTCCCAGGAGATCCGGCTGCACAAGCCGCTGCCCCCGGCCGGCCGGCTGCGTGTGCACTCCGAGGTCGCCGATATCCAGGACAAGGGTGAAGGCAAGAACGCCGTGGTGATGCTCAAGGGCTACGGCGCCGACCCGGAGACCGGCGAGGTCGTGGTGGAAACCCTGACCACGGTGGTGATCCGCGGCGAAGGCGGATTCGGCGGGCAGCCCGGCCGGCGACCGACCGCCCCCGAGTTCCCCGACCGGGCACCCGATGCGACGGTGGCCCTGCCCACCCGCGAGGACCAGGCGCTGCTGTACCGGCTCTCCGGCGATCGCAACCCGCTGCACAGCGACCCCTGGTTCGCCCAGACCCTGGCCGGCTTTCCCAAGCCGATCCTGCACGGCCTGTGCACCTACGGGGTGGCCGGCCGCGCGCTGGTCGCCGAACTCGGTGGCGGTGACGCGACGAAGGTCCACGCGGTGGCCGCCCGCTTCAGTTCGCCGGTCTTCCCCGGTGAGACGCTGACCACCTCGATCTGGCGCACCGAGGACGGGCGCGCGGTGTTCCGCACCGAGGCCGCCGCGCCGGACGGATCCGGTGCGCGGGTGGTCCTCGACGACGGGGCCGCCGAGTACTCGAGCCGATGA
- a CDS encoding universal stress protein, with the protein MRLVVGYLATPGGADALALGVRFARTLGAEIELCVVLPPDRMVPALVNAGGYEQVLSRQAQEWLAEAMAGVPADVVVNPHVSFSDSFADGLIRETLRLDAVAIVVGGAGGGLAGRLSLGSVVNELLHSAPVPVAVAPRGIRLSGVERVREVTCALGERAGADVLLDTAVAASRAAGTPLRLVSLVALDPMLGGLRSDDPDAVREHALTHGRQVLDAAKESLPKDFPVTATVTDGSTVEDAVNKLPWRDGDLIMVGSSRLAAPRKLFLGSTAAKILRVVEVPIVVVPRTPYRDEGSMSPEIVGRAP; encoded by the coding sequence ATGAGACTGGTTGTCGGATATCTGGCCACCCCCGGTGGCGCTGATGCGCTGGCACTCGGAGTCCGGTTCGCGCGGACTCTGGGTGCCGAGATCGAGTTGTGCGTCGTGCTGCCGCCGGACCGGATGGTGCCCGCACTGGTGAATGCCGGTGGTTACGAACAGGTGCTGTCCCGGCAGGCGCAGGAATGGCTCGCCGAGGCGATGGCCGGTGTGCCTGCCGATGTCGTGGTGAACCCGCACGTGAGCTTCAGCGATTCGTTCGCCGACGGGCTGATCCGTGAGACGCTGCGACTGGATGCCGTGGCCATCGTGGTGGGTGGCGCCGGCGGCGGCCTGGCCGGAAGGTTGTCGCTGGGCTCGGTGGTCAACGAACTGCTGCATTCGGCACCCGTTCCGGTGGCCGTGGCACCCAGGGGAATTCGACTCTCCGGCGTCGAACGGGTCCGTGAGGTCACCTGCGCACTCGGTGAGCGCGCCGGCGCCGACGTGCTGCTGGACACGGCGGTGGCGGCCAGCCGGGCCGCGGGCACGCCGCTGCGACTGGTCTCTCTGGTGGCGCTGGACCCGATGCTGGGTGGGCTGCGCAGCGACGACCCGGACGCGGTGCGTGAACACGCCCTGACGCATGGACGCCAGGTGCTGGACGCCGCCAAAGAATCTCTGCCGAAGGACTTTCCGGTGACGGCGACAGTGACCGATGGCTCGACCGTGGAAGACGCAGTGAACAAGCTGCCCTGGCGCGACGGCGATCTCATCATGGTCGGGTCCAGCCGGCTGGCCGCGCCGCGCAAGCTCTTTCTCGGATCGACCGCGGCCAAGATACTGCGCGTCGTCGAAGTCCCGATCGTCGTGGTTCCCCGAACCCCGTACCGGGACGAGGGCAGCATGAGTCCGGAGATCGTCGGCCGGGCGCCGTAA
- the whiA gene encoding DNA-binding protein WhiA, producing the protein MPSTQPVNLVKDELSSVAVARAHARKAEVAAMLRLAGGLAIIGNKVVVDAELDHLPSAQRLVSAVHTLYGSIPALHTMRNSTRSSDHYLLRVTHAENLARQTGLIDHRGRPISGMPPWIIRGTRDEVEAAWRGAILATGRLSLTGHRQGLTVSSPGPEAALALVGLARRLGVTAQRREDRGRDCIVVRGDDAVTTLLAQIGAPQTSTQWSNRRHHHRLASQTGTGRSPTFESANTRRAAAAAAESTARVQRAMHILGDTAPEHLKEVAALRLANPGLTLTELGGRAQPPMTKDTVAGRIRRLLNLADRTAARAGIPDTGASTFGILPG; encoded by the coding sequence ATGCCATCAACGCAACCGGTGAACCTGGTCAAAGACGAGCTCAGTTCCGTAGCGGTGGCAAGGGCACATGCCCGCAAGGCTGAGGTCGCGGCGATGCTACGGCTGGCCGGTGGGCTCGCCATCATTGGCAACAAGGTCGTCGTCGACGCCGAACTCGATCACCTCCCGAGTGCCCAACGCCTGGTCAGCGCTGTCCATACCCTTTACGGCTCCATACCGGCGCTGCACACCATGCGAAACAGCACGCGTAGCAGCGACCACTACCTACTGCGCGTCACCCACGCCGAGAACCTCGCCCGGCAGACCGGGCTCATCGACCACCGCGGACGACCCATCAGCGGGATGCCCCCGTGGATCATCCGTGGTACCCGCGACGAGGTCGAAGCGGCCTGGCGCGGAGCGATTCTCGCTACCGGGCGCCTGTCGTTGACCGGGCATCGCCAAGGGCTCACCGTGTCCAGCCCGGGCCCGGAAGCGGCGCTGGCACTGGTCGGCTTGGCGCGCCGGCTCGGGGTCACTGCGCAGCGACGCGAAGACCGCGGGCGCGACTGTATCGTCGTGCGCGGCGACGACGCCGTGACCACACTGCTGGCGCAAATCGGAGCGCCACAGACAAGTACCCAATGGTCGAATCGGCGCCACCACCATCGGCTCGCATCCCAGACCGGAACCGGACGAAGCCCCACCTTTGAGTCGGCGAACACCAGGCGCGCGGCCGCGGCGGCAGCCGAGTCCACAGCACGTGTGCAGCGAGCGATGCACATCCTGGGTGACACCGCACCCGAACATCTCAAAGAGGTCGCAGCGCTACGCCTGGCCAATCCCGGCCTGACGTTGACCGAATTGGGTGGCCGCGCCCAGCCACCGATGACCAAAGACACTGTTGCAGGCCGAATTCGACGACTACTGAACCTGGCCGACCGGACTGCCGCACGAGCTGGGATCCCCGACACCGGTGCATCGACCTTCGGCATCCTGCCGGGGTGA
- a CDS encoding HNH endonuclease signature motif containing protein encodes MSGTATPLAAGQRLEVLFDEIAELCGQRNAIDGRLVQIVAELEREELCGLTGARSVSALVAWKTGVAPRNAETVVAVARRLEEFPRCAEALREGRLSLDQVGVIAERAAEGSDEHYAELASVATVSQLRTAVTMAPRPDPETPTESGPEVTKTSTGDRYTTYRIRLPRLEAATFDAAVQSHHDALIAEHPADTEEPFPTRVDAFMSLVEAGWDSDVARRPHGQHTTVVIHLDIDKPAAALHLGPVLSEDERRYLLCDATCEIWFARHGQPIGAGRATRTINRRLRRALEHRDRCCVVPGCAATRGLHAHHLQHWEDGGPTELSNLVLLCPFHHRLHHRGGLTLTGPADRLVVTDSDGRKLDGGALARPPTTPAPNVPPYPGPTGERAQWWWYPPFEPQSPPNDN; translated from the coding sequence ATGTCCGGTACCGCAACACCTTTGGCCGCCGGACAGCGGCTGGAGGTGTTGTTCGACGAGATCGCCGAGTTGTGCGGGCAGCGCAATGCCATCGACGGGCGCTTGGTGCAGATCGTGGCCGAATTGGAGCGCGAGGAGCTATGTGGCCTGACCGGCGCACGGTCGGTGTCGGCGTTGGTGGCGTGGAAGACCGGGGTCGCCCCGCGTAACGCCGAGACCGTCGTCGCGGTGGCACGGCGGCTGGAAGAGTTTCCGCGCTGCGCCGAAGCGCTGCGTGAGGGGCGGTTGTCGCTGGATCAGGTCGGGGTGATCGCCGAACGTGCCGCCGAGGGCTCCGATGAGCATTACGCCGAACTGGCGTCGGTGGCCACGGTCAGCCAGCTGCGCACCGCGGTGACGATGGCACCGCGTCCCGATCCTGAGACACCGACCGAATCGGGGCCGGAGGTCACGAAAACCTCCACCGGGGACCGGTACACCACCTACCGGATCCGGCTACCCCGGCTGGAAGCCGCGACATTCGATGCCGCCGTGCAGTCCCACCACGATGCGTTGATCGCCGAACACCCCGCCGACACCGAAGAACCGTTCCCGACTCGGGTGGATGCGTTCATGAGCCTGGTCGAAGCCGGCTGGGATTCTGATGTGGCCCGGCGCCCGCACGGCCAGCACACCACCGTGGTGATCCATCTCGATATCGACAAGCCCGCCGCTGCACTGCACCTGGGCCCGGTGCTGTCCGAGGATGAACGGCGCTACCTGCTCTGCGATGCCACCTGCGAAATCTGGTTTGCACGCCACGGCCAACCGATCGGCGCCGGCCGGGCCACCCGCACCATCAACCGCCGCCTGCGCCGGGCACTCGAGCACCGCGACCGCTGCTGTGTGGTGCCCGGCTGCGCTGCCACCCGCGGACTGCACGCCCACCACCTCCAGCATTGGGAAGACGGCGGCCCCACCGAACTGTCCAACCTGGTGCTGCTCTGCCCGTTCCACCACCGCCTGCATCACCGCGGCGGCCTCACCCTCACCGGCCCCGCGGACCGGCTGGTCGTCACCGACAGCGACGGCCGAAAACTCGACGGCGGAGCCTTGGCCCGCCCACCCACCACACCGGCACCGAATGTCCCGCCCTACCCCGGACCGACCGGCGAACGCGCCCAATGGTGGTGGTACCCACCCTTCGAACCCCAGTCGCCGCCGAACGACAACTGA
- a CDS encoding IS110 family transposase, with product MFTERTSIGLDVHARSVVAAAIDGVTGEVIRARLTPSYEHIQSWIAELPGPVAVAYEAGPTGFGLYRALTDTGVRCEVVAPSKLHKPAGDRVKTDARDALHLARLLRLDEVTSVSIPSVNQEAARDLVRAREDCRGDLMRARHRLSKLLLRHGIVYYEGAAWTDAHDRWLRSRVAPQLPTLATRMAFDSDYEQVLMLQARRRGLDSAIENIATDSEFTPVVRRMSCLRGVGTLTAFALAVEIGDWNRFTGNTIGAFIGLVPSESSSGSTRSQGPITKTGNTHARRLLVEAAWHHRPKYQARAVMRARWEKAPAAARARGHEGNRRLHNRWVDFLARRKRSTVANVAIARELAGWCWSLAVMDD from the coding sequence GTGTTCACTGAGCGTACGAGTATTGGGCTGGACGTGCACGCACGTTCTGTCGTGGCCGCAGCGATTGACGGCGTCACCGGGGAGGTGATCCGGGCCAGGTTGACGCCGTCCTATGAGCACATTCAGTCGTGGATTGCGGAGTTGCCTGGTCCGGTGGCGGTGGCCTATGAGGCGGGCCCAACCGGCTTCGGGCTGTATCGGGCACTGACCGATACGGGCGTCAGATGCGAGGTCGTGGCGCCGTCAAAGCTGCACAAGCCCGCCGGGGACCGGGTAAAGACCGATGCGCGGGATGCGCTGCATCTGGCGCGTTTACTGCGCCTGGACGAGGTCACCTCGGTGTCGATCCCCAGTGTGAACCAGGAAGCTGCCCGTGATCTGGTACGTGCACGCGAAGACTGCCGCGGTGATCTGATGAGGGCACGGCATCGACTGTCCAAGCTGCTGCTACGCCACGGCATCGTCTACTACGAAGGTGCGGCCTGGACCGATGCGCACGATCGGTGGCTCAGGAGCCGGGTGGCACCGCAGTTGCCGACGCTGGCGACCCGGATGGCCTTCGATTCCGACTACGAGCAGGTGTTGATGTTGCAGGCCAGGCGCCGAGGTCTGGACTCGGCGATCGAGAACATCGCCACCGACAGTGAGTTCACCCCCGTGGTGCGCAGGATGTCCTGCCTGCGCGGGGTGGGCACGTTGACGGCGTTCGCGTTGGCAGTCGAGATCGGCGACTGGAACCGGTTCACCGGCAACACGATCGGTGCGTTCATCGGGCTGGTGCCCTCGGAGTCCTCGTCGGGTTCCACGCGATCGCAGGGACCGATCACCAAGACCGGAAACACTCACGCGCGCCGACTACTGGTCGAAGCCGCCTGGCATCACCGACCCAAGTATCAGGCGCGAGCGGTCATGCGTGCACGGTGGGAGAAGGCCCCCGCGGCGGCCCGTGCTCGCGGTCACGAGGGCAACCGTCGTCTGCACAACCGGTGGGTGGATTTCCTGGCGCGGCGCAAGCGGTCCACCGTGGCCAACGTTGCGATCGCCCGTGAACTGGCCGGCTGGTGCTGGTCACTGGCGGTCATGGACGACTGA
- a CDS encoding Crp/Fnr family transcriptional regulator, with translation MDSVVRRAAIFHGVGTEAVDALAGQLMPIDFDQGTVIFAKGDSGDRLYIIASGKVKISDATTSDRESILAVMGPSDMFGELALFDPGPRTSTATAITDVRTVSMDRAVLRSWISGRPEISEQLLRVLARRLRRTNDAIMDQIFTDVAGRVAKQLLHLARQFGTQQGSVLRVHHGLRQTELAQLVGASRETVNKTLADFAVRGWILFDSSGLTILDTQRLVARAAK, from the coding sequence GTGGATAGCGTGGTGCGCCGTGCAGCCATTTTTCATGGGGTGGGTACCGAAGCGGTCGACGCACTCGCTGGTCAGCTCATGCCGATCGACTTCGATCAGGGCACAGTGATCTTCGCCAAGGGCGACAGCGGGGATCGGCTGTACATCATTGCCTCGGGCAAAGTGAAGATCAGCGACGCCACCACCAGCGATCGAGAAAGCATCCTCGCGGTCATGGGGCCCTCGGACATGTTCGGTGAACTCGCCTTATTCGATCCTGGTCCACGCACCTCCACGGCCACCGCGATCACTGACGTCCGCACTGTGTCGATGGACCGGGCGGTCCTGCGCAGCTGGATTAGTGGTCGGCCCGAAATTTCCGAGCAACTGCTGCGTGTCCTGGCCCGGCGACTACGCCGAACCAACGACGCCATCATGGACCAGATCTTCACCGACGTCGCAGGTCGTGTCGCCAAACAGCTTCTGCATCTGGCGCGGCAGTTCGGCACGCAACAGGGCTCGGTCCTGCGGGTCCATCACGGTCTGCGGCAAACCGAACTAGCTCAGCTGGTCGGCGCGTCCAGGGAAACGGTCAACAAGACCTTGGCCGACTTCGCGGTCCGGGGCTGGATCCTGTTCGACTCCAGCGGCCTGACCATCCTCGATACCCAGCGACTCGTTGCACGAGCGGCAAAGTAG